The genomic region GGAAGCGAGCGAGCTGTTAGAAATTTATATAAACTTTTTTCAAGCCTGGTAAGTTTGCTGATGCATCCTTCCAGGTTTTGTGAACTTTCCTCACAAAATTTCGTCTGGAGGCGGGATTTTTTTCGCTGGTGAAAATCGCGTTGTGAATTTGGCGGTTCATGTGCTATAATACACGGACTTTGTGTACACCTTTGAAGGAATAGAATAATGAAGCGACCTTACCAGCCGAATGTCCGGCACAAAATGAAGACGCATGGTTTCCGCGAGCGCATGAGCTCCAACGACGGCCGCAATGTCCTGAAGCGCCGCCGCGCCAAGGGCCGCTACAAGCTGACCGTCACGCACTCCGTCAAGATCGAAAAGGGCTAACGGTCCTTACCGATGCTGCCGCGCTACGCCCGGCTGAAGCGTAACCGCGATTTTCGCGCTGTTTACGCTCGCCGGCGCTCCTTTCATGGCGGCGTTTTGATGCTTTACGTTCGTCCCCGGACCGCGGCGGAGCGATCCCAGGGATTGACGGCGCCACGGTTCGGTTTCGTGATCAGCAAGAAAGTATCGAAGCGCGCGAACATACGCAACCGGATCAAACGCCGATTGCGCGAAATTTGCCGGCTGCACGTGCTAACAAAGATGCGCACGGACGCCGCCGTGGATGTCATGATCGTCGCGCGGACGTCGGCGACGGACGCTAATTTTTCCCGCCTGATGGCCGATGTCGAATCGCTCGGTCGTCAGGCTGGATTATTCTAAGGGCCATCCCGCGCCGTCCCGCTTTTACGGGACGGCGTCGGAGCGTCGCGGCTATAACCAATGCAAGTCCTACGCTGGGTAGACAAGCTGCTTCGGCGCTTGCTGATCGGCTGTATCCGGGTGTATCAGCGCGGTATTTCACGCTGGACGCCCGCAACTTGCCGGTTTACGCCCAGCTGTTCCGAATACGCCGCGCAGGCGCTGGAAAAACACGGGGTTTTCCGTGGGACGGGCATGGCGGTCATGCGCCTGCTTCGCTGTCATCCGTTTCACCCCGGCGGACACGATCCCGTCGTTTGAGCGGTCTGCTTGCCGCGCAGGATGCGCGCGTCATTCGATGAAACGGATTTAATGGGAATGGTTTGGTCGGCTTAGCCCGATCTGATGTCCTGGAGTTTGGATGAAATTTCGCTTTTCGGTCTCGCTGCTCGCTTTGTTGACCGTCCTTTCCTTTGCTCGTCCCGCCGGCGCGCAGCCGCCGACGAACGTGCCGCCGTCGCCCGCTTATG from Capsulimonas corticalis harbors:
- the yidD gene encoding membrane protein insertion efficiency factor YidD, producing MLRRLLIGCIRVYQRGISRWTPATCRFTPSCSEYAAQALEKHGVFRGTGMAVMRLLRCHPFHPGGHDPVV
- the rpmH gene encoding 50S ribosomal protein L34 produces the protein MKRPYQPNVRHKMKTHGFRERMSSNDGRNVLKRRRAKGRYKLTVTHSVKIEKG
- the rnpA gene encoding ribonuclease P protein component, with the translated sequence MLPRYARLKRNRDFRAVYARRRSFHGGVLMLYVRPRTAAERSQGLTAPRFGFVISKKVSKRANIRNRIKRRLREICRLHVLTKMRTDAAVDVMIVARTSATDANFSRLMADVESLGRQAGLF